A window of Formosa sp. Hel1_31_208 contains these coding sequences:
- a CDS encoding NAD(P)/FAD-dependent oxidoreductase, translated as MSQQTLQPDVIIVGGGLAGLSSAIHLSMENLSVLVIEKHSYPRHKVCGEYISNEVLPYLNFLEIDVFDLGAKKIDKFQLSTTNNKLVSATLPLGGFGISRFCIDHALVKKATDCGAVLIQDLVEDIQFDNDLFTVITKDRRRYTSKIVIGAFGKRSNLDVKLNRQFIKNKSPYLAVKTHVKGEFPDDLVALHNFEGGYCGVSKVEDDRINLCYITAFKSFKKYKDIDDFQQNVIFKNQYLKSIFDTTTPLFEEPLTISQISFEDKKPVENHILMCGDTAALIHPLCGNGMGMALKSAQMASLLILKWFNGEIMSREALEKEYLREWNTTFKSRLSTGRLVANIFNQPKLSEALMQVLKWTPWVLPYIIKRTHGKVMQVE; from the coding sequence TTGAGTCAGCAAACATTACAACCTGATGTGATTATTGTTGGTGGTGGATTAGCTGGTTTATCTAGTGCTATTCATTTATCAATGGAAAACTTGAGTGTTTTAGTCATCGAAAAACACAGCTATCCAAGGCACAAGGTTTGTGGAGAATACATCTCTAATGAAGTCTTACCATATTTAAATTTTCTTGAAATCGATGTGTTTGATCTCGGCGCTAAAAAAATTGATAAATTTCAACTATCTACAACGAATAATAAGTTAGTGTCTGCAACCTTACCCCTTGGTGGCTTTGGGATTAGTCGGTTTTGTATTGATCATGCATTAGTTAAGAAAGCGACAGATTGCGGTGCGGTTTTAATTCAGGATTTGGTAGAAGACATTCAATTTGATAACGATTTATTTACCGTAATTACAAAAGATCGCAGGCGCTATACATCTAAAATTGTTATTGGCGCTTTTGGTAAACGTTCAAATTTGGATGTTAAACTGAATAGACAGTTTATAAAGAATAAATCGCCATATTTAGCTGTGAAAACTCATGTTAAAGGAGAATTTCCAGATGATTTGGTGGCTCTTCATAATTTTGAAGGAGGCTATTGCGGCGTATCAAAAGTAGAAGACGATAGAATTAATTTATGTTATATCACAGCATTCAAATCATTTAAAAAGTATAAAGATATTGATGACTTTCAACAGAATGTTATATTTAAAAATCAATACCTCAAATCCATTTTTGACACGACAACACCGCTTTTCGAGGAGCCGCTTACTATAAGTCAAATTTCATTTGAAGATAAAAAACCTGTTGAAAACCATATACTCATGTGTGGAGATACTGCCGCATTGATTCATCCCTTATGTGGTAACGGAATGGGTATGGCGCTAAAAAGCGCGCAAATGGCGTCCTTATTAATTTTAAAGTGGTTTAATGGTGAAATTATGAGTCGTGAAGCACTAGAAAAAGAGTATCTTAGAGAATGGAATACGACGTTTAAATCCCGATTATCTACAGGTCGCTTAGTAGCGAATATATTTAATCAACCTAAGCTTTCAGAAGCTTTAATGCAAGTATTAAAATGGACCCCATGGGTGTTACCCTATATTATAAAGCGCACACATGGTAAAGTAATGCAGGTAGAATGA
- a CDS encoding YceI family protein: protein MKKTHSIIMLIVSLAVSLTSLAQTKTTEITVDFKIRNLGINVDGYFKKASITTNFTSDDSSNWLLYGTVDTGSIDTDNKKRDAHLLKDDFFDVENYPEITLKVTSFQKVSETTYDALVNLTIKGITKAMKIPIEIIGDINSFKLRSNFEINRRDFDVGGGSLILSNTVKIRVNYLFKN, encoded by the coding sequence ATGAAAAAGACACACTCGATTATAATGCTAATTGTGAGTTTAGCAGTCTCGTTGACCTCCTTGGCACAGACTAAAACCACCGAAATTACTGTAGATTTCAAAATAAGAAACCTCGGTATTAATGTGGATGGCTATTTCAAAAAAGCTTCAATTACAACTAATTTCACCAGCGACGATAGTTCGAATTGGTTACTATACGGGACCGTTGATACAGGCTCGATTGATACAGATAATAAGAAACGCGACGCGCATTTATTAAAAGATGATTTTTTTGATGTGGAAAACTACCCTGAAATAACTTTAAAAGTAACGTCATTTCAAAAAGTTTCTGAAACCACCTATGACGCTTTAGTTAACCTTACCATCAAAGGGATTACTAAAGCAATGAAGATTCCTATTGAGATTATTGGCGATATTAATAGTTTTAAATTACGCAGCAATTTCGAAATAAATAGACGAGATTTTGATGTTGGAGGCGGGAGTCTCATCTTGTCAAATACAGTAAAGATTAGGGTTAATTATCTATTTAAAAATTAG
- a CDS encoding 3-oxoacyl-ACP synthase — translation MSNNLKPLLFEACQFFLDDRLIAVQKMITELQAALQSETKSSAGDKHETGRAMIQLEREKAGQQLAEIQKTNQSLRKIDIHTTSTNIVMGSVVITTKVNYFIAISAGELEIDSASYFAISAQTPIAQLLLGKTVGDKIQFRDQSFQILKVI, via the coding sequence ATGAGCAATAATCTAAAACCATTATTATTTGAGGCGTGCCAATTTTTTTTAGATGATCGGCTAATCGCTGTTCAAAAGATGATTACTGAACTACAGGCTGCCTTACAATCGGAAACGAAGAGTTCAGCTGGGGATAAACATGAAACAGGTCGCGCCATGATTCAGCTAGAACGGGAAAAAGCAGGCCAACAATTAGCAGAAATCCAGAAAACAAATCAGTCGTTGCGTAAAATTGATATCCATACAACTTCAACAAATATTGTAATGGGAAGTGTAGTGATCACAACTAAAGTCAATTATTTTATAGCAATAAGCGCTGGAGAATTAGAAATAGATAGTGCCAGTTATTTTGCCATTTCAGCCCAAACACCAATTGCCCAATTACTTTTAGGTAAGACGGTAGGTGATAAGATTCAATTTAGAGATCAATCTTTTCAAATACTCAAGGTCATCTAG
- the mtgA gene encoding monofunctional biosynthetic peptidoglycan transglycosylase — MIRGILKLLFKTLFWVFIASILLVVVFKWAPVPITPLMVIRNIEQSDDNKKEWEHNWVSIDQIPTDMQLAVICSEDQTFLKHHGFDIKAIEKAYENNKKGKSIKGASTISQQTAKNVFLWPGRSWLRKGLETYFTFLIELIWSKERIMEVYLNSIEMGPGIYGVEAAARYWFKKPASHLSRYEAVAIAAILPNPLRYKANPTTTYIEGRKGWIVKQMNYFGTLTYPKRDDNEQ; from the coding sequence ATTATTCGAGGCATACTTAAATTGCTGTTCAAAACACTATTTTGGGTTTTTATAGCGTCAATACTCCTCGTAGTAGTTTTTAAATGGGCTCCGGTGCCTATAACGCCTTTAATGGTGATTCGAAATATAGAACAATCAGATGACAATAAAAAAGAATGGGAACACAATTGGGTTTCTATTGATCAAATCCCAACAGATATGCAGTTAGCAGTGATTTGTAGCGAAGATCAGACTTTCTTAAAACATCACGGTTTTGATATTAAAGCTATAGAAAAAGCTTACGAAAATAATAAAAAAGGAAAGTCTATAAAAGGCGCTAGTACAATTAGCCAACAAACTGCTAAAAATGTTTTTTTATGGCCAGGCCGCAGTTGGCTGCGTAAAGGTCTAGAGACTTATTTTACATTTCTTATAGAACTTATTTGGAGCAAAGAACGAATCATGGAAGTCTATCTCAATAGTATTGAAATGGGTCCAGGAATCTATGGTGTAGAAGCGGCTGCACGATACTGGTTTAAAAAACCGGCAAGTCACTTGTCAAGATATGAAGCCGTTGCAATTGCGGCTATTTTGCCAAATCCTTTGAGATATAAAGCAAACCCTACTACAACTTATATTGAGGGTCGAAAAGGATGGATTGTAAAACAAATGAATTATTTTGGAACGTTAACATATCCTAAACGTGATGATAATGAGCAATAA
- a CDS encoding FAD-binding oxidoreductase has translation MNFSYWEIKSWLTNVDYTIVGSGIVGLNCALQLKKRFPKANILVLERGMLPQGASTKNAGFACFGSLSEIIDDLNSHSESVVFQLVKKRIDGLRLLRETLGDQNIDYLQLGGYELFSEANDLYEHCQAEKQRVNRLLKPLFNQEVFSFKENRFGFKNCKDTLSFNQFEGQIDTGKMMVSLTHLVLNAGIKILNSINVEHFSEDSNSVKIKTNQFEFSTSKLLIATNGFASALDISEVKPARAQVLITKPIQNLEIKGTFHLDQGYYYFRNIDNRILLGGGRNLDFKGEETTELIQTQLIQDKLEDLLKTTILPNTSFEIDQRWSGIMGVGQQKNPIVKHLSNHVYCGVRLGGMGVAIGSLVGKDLANLVIQ, from the coding sequence ATGAATTTTAGTTATTGGGAAATAAAATCTTGGCTTACTAATGTTGACTATACCATTGTAGGAAGTGGAATTGTAGGTTTAAATTGTGCATTACAGTTAAAAAAGCGCTTTCCTAAAGCAAACATTCTTGTTCTAGAACGTGGGATGCTACCACAAGGAGCCAGTACTAAAAACGCTGGATTTGCATGTTTTGGCAGCCTCAGTGAAATTATTGACGACCTCAATTCACACTCAGAATCAGTAGTCTTTCAGCTGGTAAAAAAACGTATTGATGGCTTACGGTTGCTCCGCGAAACTTTAGGAGATCAAAATATAGATTATTTACAGCTAGGTGGCTACGAATTGTTTTCAGAAGCCAATGATTTATATGAACATTGTCAAGCCGAAAAACAACGCGTCAATCGCCTGTTAAAACCACTTTTTAATCAAGAGGTATTCAGTTTTAAGGAAAATAGGTTTGGGTTTAAAAACTGTAAAGATACTTTGAGTTTTAATCAATTTGAAGGCCAAATAGACACCGGAAAAATGATGGTGTCGTTGACACATTTGGTATTGAATGCAGGAATAAAAATATTAAATAGTATTAACGTTGAGCATTTTTCAGAAGATTCAAATTCCGTTAAGATAAAAACCAATCAATTTGAATTTTCAACCTCTAAATTATTAATAGCAACTAATGGATTTGCTTCGGCCTTAGATATTTCCGAAGTAAAACCAGCAAGAGCACAAGTACTTATCACAAAGCCAATTCAAAACCTAGAAATCAAAGGGACGTTTCACCTAGATCAAGGCTATTATTACTTTCGAAATATTGATAATCGCATCCTCCTTGGCGGTGGAAGAAATCTCGATTTTAAAGGAGAAGAAACAACAGAATTGATTCAAACTCAATTAATCCAAGATAAGTTAGAAGACCTACTAAAAACCACCATTCTACCAAATACATCTTTTGAAATTGATCAGCGATGGAGTGGTATAATGGGAGTAGGTCAACAGAAAAACCCTATTGTAAAACACTTAAGTAATCACGTCTATTGTGGGGTTCGTTTGGGTGGCATGGGAGTTGCTATTGGTAGTTTAGTGGGTAAAGATTTAGCCAATTTAGTCATACAATGA
- the accC gene encoding acetyl-CoA carboxylase biotin carboxylase subunit gives MFKKILIANRGEIALRVIRTCKEMGIKTVAIYSTADAESLHVKFADEAVCIGPPSSSESYLKISSVIAAAEITNADAIHPGYGFLSENAKFSKICEEHNIKFIGASEEMISKMGDKATAKATMKAAGVPCVPGSDGIIADFKECEKLAKETGYPVMLKATAGGGGKGMRAVWKPEDLKDAWDSARQESKAAFGNDGMYMEKLIEEPRHIEIQIVGDSTGRACHLSERDCSIQRRHQKLTEEVPSPFMTKALRDKMGKAAVKAAEFIKYEGAGTVEFLVDKHRNFYFMEMNTRIQVEHPITEQVIDFDLIREQILVAAGVPISGKNYLPQLHSIECRINAEDPFNEFRPSPGRITTLHAPGGHGVRLDTHVYAGYVIPPNYDSMIAKLITTAQTREEAINKMKRALDEFVIEGIKTTIPFHRQLMEHPDYLAGNYTTKFMEDFEIQPEED, from the coding sequence ATGTTTAAAAAAATATTGATTGCCAATAGAGGTGAAATAGCACTTCGTGTTATAAGAACTTGTAAAGAGATGGGTATCAAAACGGTTGCTATATATTCAACAGCAGATGCCGAAAGCTTGCACGTTAAGTTTGCAGATGAAGCCGTTTGTATTGGCCCACCATCAAGTAGTGAATCATATCTTAAAATATCATCTGTAATAGCTGCAGCAGAAATTACAAATGCTGATGCAATTCATCCCGGTTATGGGTTTTTATCAGAAAACGCTAAGTTTTCTAAAATCTGTGAAGAGCATAATATTAAATTTATTGGAGCTTCAGAAGAGATGATTTCTAAAATGGGAGATAAAGCGACTGCTAAAGCAACTATGAAAGCGGCTGGCGTTCCATGTGTTCCAGGTAGTGATGGTATTATAGCAGATTTTAAAGAGTGTGAAAAACTAGCAAAAGAAACAGGATATCCAGTTATGCTTAAAGCAACTGCAGGAGGTGGAGGAAAAGGAATGCGTGCGGTTTGGAAACCTGAAGATTTAAAAGATGCTTGGGATTCTGCCAGACAAGAATCTAAAGCAGCCTTTGGAAATGATGGTATGTACATGGAAAAACTCATTGAAGAACCGCGTCATATTGAAATTCAAATTGTAGGTGATTCTACAGGTAGAGCCTGTCATTTATCTGAACGCGATTGCTCTATACAGCGTCGTCATCAAAAATTAACCGAAGAAGTTCCTTCGCCATTTATGACGAAAGCGTTACGTGATAAAATGGGTAAAGCTGCTGTCAAAGCTGCCGAGTTTATTAAATACGAAGGTGCTGGAACCGTAGAGTTTTTAGTAGATAAACATCGTAATTTCTACTTTATGGAAATGAATACACGTATCCAAGTAGAGCACCCAATAACAGAACAAGTTATTGATTTTGATTTAATTCGCGAACAGATTTTAGTGGCTGCAGGCGTGCCAATTTCAGGAAAAAATTATTTACCACAACTACATTCTATAGAGTGTCGTATCAATGCCGAAGATCCATTTAACGAATTTAGACCATCACCAGGACGGATTACAACATTGCATGCACCAGGAGGCCATGGTGTGAGACTAGATACACACGTGTATGCAGGTTACGTGATTCCGCCAAATTATGATTCTATGATTGCAAAGTTGATTACCACTGCACAAACACGTGAAGAAGCGATTAACAAAATGAAACGTGCATTAGATGAATTCGTTATTGAAGGGATCAAAACAACTATTCCATTCCATAGACAACTAATGGAGCATCCAGATTATTTAGCTGGGAACTACACCACTAAGTTCATGGAGGATTTCGAAATACAACCAGAAGAAGATTAA
- the accB gene encoding acetyl-CoA carboxylase biotin carboxyl carrier protein — MDIKEIQNLIKFVAKSGASEVKLEMDDIKITIKTGSEDKGESTTYVQQIPMNAPVAQAMPTAPSSAAAAPAAETSEASEDSKYITIKSPIIGTFYRKPSPDKPVFVEVGSSIGEGDVLCVIEAMKLFNEIESEVSGKIVKILVDDSSPVEFDQPLFLVDPS; from the coding sequence ATGGATATTAAGGAAATTCAAAACTTAATCAAATTTGTGGCCAAATCAGGAGCAAGTGAGGTTAAATTAGAAATGGATGATATTAAAATCACCATTAAAACTGGTTCAGAAGACAAAGGGGAATCAACCACTTATGTTCAACAAATACCAATGAATGCTCCAGTAGCACAGGCAATGCCTACAGCCCCTTCTTCAGCGGCAGCAGCTCCCGCAGCAGAGACATCAGAAGCATCTGAAGACTCAAAATATATTACAATCAAATCACCAATAATTGGAACATTTTACCGTAAACCATCTCCAGATAAACCCGTTTTTGTTGAGGTTGGTTCTTCAATAGGAGAAGGTGATGTATTATGTGTTATTGAAGCTATGAAGTTATTCAATGAAATAGAATCTGAAGTGTCAGGAAAAATCGTTAAGATTTTGGTTGATGATTCATCTCCAGTAGAATTTGATCAACCATTGTTCTTGGTAGATCCGTCATAA
- a CDS encoding beta-ketoacyl-ACP synthase III gives MSKITAAITGVGAYLPEYKLTNQILETMVDTNDEWITTRTGIKERRILKEVGKGTSFLAIKAAQDLINKKGIDPKDIELVIVATATPDMKAASTAAFTATSIGATNAFSFDLEAACSSFLFGMSVASSYIESGKYKNVLLIGADKNSSFINYKDRATCIIFGDGAGAVLFEPNTEGLGLQDELLRSNGEGREFLQATYGGSSYPITSETFNEGKHYVFQEGKTVFKNAVFNMADVTERILKRNNLTNDDISWLAAHQANKRIIEATANRVSLPSEKVMMNIHKYGNTTSATLPLLLHDYESQLKKGDKIIFAAFGGGFTWGSIYLTWAYNS, from the coding sequence ATGAGTAAAATCACAGCTGCAATCACGGGAGTGGGAGCTTATTTACCTGAATATAAATTGACCAACCAAATTTTGGAGACCATGGTCGATACTAATGACGAATGGATTACCACTAGAACTGGTATTAAAGAACGTCGAATCCTCAAAGAAGTAGGTAAAGGGACGTCTTTTTTAGCTATAAAAGCGGCACAAGACCTTATTAATAAAAAAGGAATTGACCCCAAAGATATAGAACTAGTAATTGTTGCAACTGCAACACCAGATATGAAAGCTGCCTCAACCGCGGCTTTTACTGCAACTAGTATAGGGGCTACTAACGCGTTTTCATTTGATTTAGAAGCGGCATGTTCTAGCTTTCTCTTTGGGATGTCTGTTGCGTCAAGCTATATAGAATCGGGAAAATACAAAAACGTATTACTTATTGGAGCCGATAAAAACTCTTCTTTTATCAACTATAAAGACCGAGCGACATGCATTATTTTTGGTGATGGAGCCGGAGCTGTTTTGTTCGAGCCTAATACCGAAGGACTGGGGTTACAAGATGAGTTACTAAGAAGTAATGGTGAAGGAAGAGAGTTTCTTCAAGCAACATATGGTGGATCTTCATATCCAATAACTTCAGAAACATTTAACGAAGGGAAACACTACGTTTTTCAAGAAGGAAAAACAGTATTTAAAAATGCCGTTTTTAATATGGCAGATGTAACCGAACGTATATTAAAACGCAATAACTTAACCAATGATGATATCTCGTGGTTGGCAGCACATCAAGCCAATAAGCGAATTATAGAAGCCACTGCTAATAGAGTGTCTTTGCCATCAGAAAAGGTAATGATGAATATCCATAAATATGGAAATACAACTTCAGCGACTTTACCTCTATTATTACACGATTACGAATCGCAACTAAAAAAAGGTGATAAAATAATATTCGCAGCCTTTGGAGGCGGATTTACTTGGGGCTCAATTTATTTAACTTGGGCTTATAATTCCTAA
- the rpmF gene encoding 50S ribosomal protein L32: MAHPKRKISRTRRDKRRTHYKAAVPTIATCPTTGEPHLYHRAHWHEGKLYYRGQVLIDNSVTEENVA, encoded by the coding sequence ATGGCACATCCTAAAAGAAAAATATCTAGAACCAGAAGAGATAAGAGAAGAACGCATTATAAGGCAGCAGTTCCAACTATCGCTACGTGTCCTACTACAGGAGAACCACACTTATACCACAGAGCGCACTGGCACGAAGGTAAATTGTATTACAGAGGTCAAGTATTAATCGACAATTCTGTAACTGAAGAAAATGTAGCATAA
- a CDS encoding DUF177 domain-containing protein, translating to MKPLKEYTIPFVGLKAEKHHFDYQIDKKFFEYFEYEDFNDVNVKASLLLEKKTTLLELHFKINGQVNVNCDITNEPYNQKVKGEFNLVVKFGDAYNDEFEDILIIPHGEYEINVAQYIYELIILSMPAKRIHPGVEDGTLDSDILRKLEELSPKDLEEKEQTSEDIDPRWNTLKKLLTDK from the coding sequence ATGAAGCCCTTAAAGGAATATACGATACCGTTTGTTGGTCTCAAGGCAGAAAAGCATCATTTTGATTATCAAATTGATAAAAAGTTCTTTGAATATTTTGAGTATGAAGATTTTAATGATGTAAATGTTAAAGCAAGCTTGCTTCTTGAAAAGAAAACAACCTTGTTAGAGCTACATTTTAAAATCAATGGACAGGTAAACGTCAATTGTGACATCACGAACGAACCTTATAACCAAAAAGTTAAAGGCGAATTTAACTTAGTGGTAAAATTTGGTGATGCTTATAATGATGAGTTTGAAGATATTTTAATCATTCCTCATGGTGAATACGAAATCAACGTGGCACAATATATTTATGAATTAATTATATTGTCAATGCCTGCAAAACGCATTCATCCAGGGGTTGAAGACGGCACATTAGATTCAGACATACTCAGAAAGCTAGAAGAATTAAGTCCAAAAGACTTAGAAGAAAAAGAACAAACATCAGAGGACATTGATCCTCGTTGGAATACATTAAAAAAACTATTAACGGATAAATAA
- the pdxA gene encoding 4-hydroxythreonine-4-phosphate dehydrogenase PdxA: MEKDKKIKLGISIGDLNGIGSEIIIKTFEDNRMLDFCTPVIFASIKTMSFFKKHFDSSINFHGINHLDQIIHGKINVLNVWKENVTINFGEEDIKIGKYSIKSLEAATDALINGAIDVLVTAPIHKHNIQSDTFKFPGHTNYLAEKLGGNSLMFMVTDTLKVGLLTDHVPVKDVSSYITPALITEKIETVYNSLKQDFRIGKPRIAVLGINPHAGDNGVIGEEDDDVLRPTIQRIKDGGKMVYGPYSADSFFGSGNYKNFDAIIASYHDQGLIPFKTIAFGHGVNYTAGLNKVRTSPDHGTAFEIAGKGEADNGSFKAAVFTAIEVFKNRMEYNEYSKNPLKKAPKKI; the protein is encoded by the coding sequence ATGGAAAAAGACAAAAAAATAAAATTAGGCATTTCAATTGGAGACTTGAATGGCATTGGATCTGAAATCATTATCAAAACTTTCGAGGATAATCGCATGCTCGACTTTTGTACTCCGGTGATTTTTGCTTCTATTAAAACTATGTCATTTTTCAAAAAACATTTTGATAGTAGTATTAATTTTCATGGTATTAACCATTTGGATCAAATTATTCACGGTAAAATAAATGTGCTTAACGTTTGGAAAGAAAATGTGACGATTAATTTTGGAGAAGAAGATATTAAGATTGGAAAATATTCAATTAAATCGTTGGAAGCAGCAACAGATGCCCTGATAAATGGCGCCATAGATGTTTTGGTAACAGCACCGATTCATAAACACAATATTCAGTCTGACACTTTTAAGTTTCCTGGCCATACCAACTATTTAGCTGAAAAGTTAGGAGGAAATAGCCTCATGTTTATGGTAACAGACACTTTGAAAGTTGGATTACTAACAGACCATGTTCCGGTAAAAGACGTTTCTAGCTATATTACACCAGCATTAATAACGGAAAAAATAGAAACGGTTTATAATTCGTTGAAACAAGATTTTAGAATTGGTAAACCGAGAATTGCTGTTTTAGGTATAAATCCGCATGCTGGGGATAATGGTGTAATTGGAGAAGAAGATGATGATGTCTTACGCCCAACAATTCAAAGAATTAAAGACGGTGGGAAAATGGTTTACGGACCTTACTCTGCAGATAGCTTTTTTGGGTCGGGGAATTATAAAAATTTTGATGCTATTATTGCCTCGTATCACGATCAAGGATTAATCCCTTTTAAAACAATTGCCTTTGGCCATGGCGTTAATTATACCGCTGGGCTTAACAAAGTAAGAACGTCTCCAGATCATGGGACCGCTTTTGAAATTGCAGGAAAAGGCGAGGCAGATAATGGATCATTTAAAGCGGCTGTCTTTACAGCAATTGAGGTTTTTAAAAATAGAATGGAGTACAATGAATATTCGAAAAACCCATTAAAAAAGGCCCCCAAAAAGATATAA
- a CDS encoding riboflavin synthase, with product MFTGIIEDLGVVTNLKKDKDNLHLTIQSHITSELKIDQSVAHNGICLTVVDISKDQYMVTAIKETIDKTNIGELQIGDAVNLERAMKLGDRLDGHIVQGHVDQVGTCELIKEENGSWFYTFSYDDSLGNVTIEKGSATVNGVSLTVVNSEKSRFSVAIIPYTYEHTNFKYLKKGSKINLEFDVLGKYIQKLYEVRQ from the coding sequence ATGTTTACAGGAATTATTGAAGATTTAGGGGTTGTCACTAACCTTAAAAAAGACAAAGACAATCTACACTTAACGATTCAGAGTCATATAACCTCTGAACTCAAAATTGACCAGAGTGTTGCTCATAATGGCATTTGTTTGACCGTAGTTGATATCTCTAAAGACCAATATATGGTTACTGCAATTAAAGAAACCATAGACAAAACCAATATAGGCGAATTACAAATTGGTGATGCTGTAAATTTAGAGCGCGCTATGAAACTTGGCGATCGCCTTGACGGACATATTGTCCAAGGACATGTGGATCAGGTTGGTACCTGTGAGCTAATTAAAGAAGAAAATGGTAGTTGGTTTTATACCTTCAGTTACGATGATAGCCTAGGAAATGTGACTATTGAAAAAGGATCTGCCACTGTTAATGGCGTTAGTTTAACTGTTGTCAATTCAGAAAAAAGTAGATTTAGTGTGGCTATTATTCCATATACCTATGAGCACACGAACTTTAAATATCTTAAAAAAGGCTCTAAAATTAATCTCGAATTTGATGTTCTAGGGAAATATATTCAAAAACTGTACGAAGTAAGACAATAA
- a CDS encoding LytTR family DNA-binding domain-containing protein translates to MLTAIIVEDYLDALTLLKRDIEANHQEIKVIDTAQSVVEAAKALRKTEPDILFLDIMLGDGTGFDVLEIFPDLRSKIIFVTASDEFAIKAFKFAAIDYVLKPYSQDDLEQAIERAKQQMQPNKDRINILKETLRAPEKKPDKISLHTLDKIIIVNLDDIIRCESDSNNTMFYLQDGRKIFVTKTLKYFSDMLKPYGFLRIHQSHLVNIQCISAFIKTDGGYLMLKNGENVPVSVRKKTEVIEILDRMHR, encoded by the coding sequence ATGTTAACAGCCATTATTGTAGAAGATTATTTAGACGCTCTAACGCTATTAAAGCGTGATATTGAGGCTAATCATCAAGAAATTAAAGTAATAGACACTGCTCAAAGCGTTGTAGAGGCAGCAAAGGCCCTTCGGAAAACGGAACCAGATATATTGTTTTTAGATATTATGTTAGGAGATGGTACTGGATTTGATGTACTAGAAATTTTCCCAGATTTAAGATCAAAAATCATTTTTGTTACCGCAAGTGACGAATTTGCAATCAAAGCCTTTAAGTTTGCTGCTATTGATTATGTATTAAAACCCTACAGTCAAGACGATTTAGAACAAGCTATTGAAAGGGCAAAACAGCAGATGCAGCCTAATAAGGATCGAATTAATATCTTAAAAGAAACTCTTAGGGCTCCAGAAAAAAAACCAGATAAAATTTCATTACATACGCTTGATAAAATTATCATCGTGAATTTAGATGATATTATAAGATGTGAATCAGATAGCAATAACACTATGTTTTATCTTCAAGATGGTAGAAAGATTTTTGTAACTAAAACATTGAAATATTTTTCTGACATGCTCAAACCTTATGGGTTTCTTCGAATCCATCAAAGCCACTTAGTGAACATACAATGTATAAGCGCATTTATTAAAACGGATGGCGGCTATTTGATGCTTAAAAATGGTGAAAATGTTCCTGTTTCGGTTAGAAAAAAAACTGAGGTTATTGAGATTTTAGATCGAATGCATCGTTGA